One part of the Microtus ochrogaster isolate Prairie Vole_2 chromosome 16, MicOch1.0, whole genome shotgun sequence genome encodes these proteins:
- the LOC102000712 gene encoding lysozyme-like protein 1 gives MKATSVLALIISLSIVAESKVYTRCKLAKIFVKAGLDNYGGFSLGNWICMAYYESHYNTTVQKVLEDGSTDYGIFQINSFTWCRNVRLQQKNHCHVACSALITDDLTDAILCAKKIVKETQGMNYWQGWKKHCEGKDMSEWQKGCEVS, from the exons ATGAAGGCTACCAGCGTCTTGGCCCTGATTATCAGCCTCAGCATCGTTGCAGAATCCAAAGTCTACACTCGATGTAAACTGGCAAAAATATTTGTGAAGGCTGGTCTGGACAACTACGGAGGATTTAGCCTTGGAAACT GGATCTGCATGGCCTACTATGAGAGCCACTACAACACCACAGTCCAGAAAGTGTTGGAGGATGGGAGCACTGACTATGGCATATTCCAGATAAACAGCTTCACGTGGTGCAGAAATGTAAGACTGCAACAAAAAAATCACTGCCATGTTGCCTGCTCAG CCTTGATTACTGATGACCTCACAGACGCCATTCTCTGTGCTAAGAAAATTGTGAAGGAGACGCAAGGGATGAACTATTG gCAGGGCTGGAAGAAACACTGCGAGGGCAAGGACATGTCTGAGTGGCAGAAAGGATGCGAGGTTTCCTGA